Part of the Caldalkalibacillus thermarum genome, GCTTGAACAGGATGTTTACATGACCCTTCCCAAGAATGGCCAAGAAGAGATCCAATGGGATGAACACTTGGAATTAACCTATTCAACGCCCCCGTTTGTTAAAAATATGCTGGCCGGTCATTTGGTCCTGACCAGAGAAGACGATGTTCAGGTCCAGGCACCTGTCCGCTACCTGTATTCCCGGGAGTTACCAGAAGCTACTAACGTCAGTGCGGATGCTAAAGCCAGTGTGAGCACACAAAGTTTGGATGACGAGAACCAGCTGTTCGTGGCCGTGGAAGAGCTGATCGACGATGGTATGAAAAAGAGCATTGTTTCTGTGATGGCCCGTTGGTGGTATCTCTCACTGTTTGTCATCTTGGCCATTTACTTGTATCGGCGCAGACGGCGCAAAAGGGCAGCAACAGGGACATGGGCTCCCCATAGCCGTTCTAATCACTGGCCTCCAGCCTCCTGAGCCGGAGGCTGTTTCCTGTAACTAACCCCAGAAAACTAGCAGCTGGCTAAATAACCTTCATGTCCACCACGTCTCCCCCGTTCATCTGTACAAAAAGATCTGCTATAGCCTGCAGCACGGACAGGGGATCTTGATCGTCTTTTTGACGGTCGGGAAGATAGAGAATGTGGAGCATATTGGTCGTGCTGAGAGTTGTTTTGGTCCGGTCCGCGTCAATGATCGGGCTGCCGAATGGTCCTCTTTGATCGGCTGTGATCCACTTGCCTTCGGCGGAAGTTTCTTTGCCTGCCAAAGAGACATAGGTTTCACCAGGAAGCCCCAGGCGCATGGTCAAGTGGCTTCCAGACAGCTGATCGGCGTCATAGAGCCCGCAAGGCATGAGATAGTACAATGAGACGAAATTATTGACATCAGCAGCGGAGTGAATGAAAGGAAAAGGCTTGCCTTGCAGCACGCGGCGCAACAAAGCTTCTGAACTTGGACGGTACTTGGAAGGGGAAATTCCCAACGCTTTAAAACATTGGCGAAAATAGTCAATCTGGGGGATCTGGCTGATGTTGGCCAGCTCATGTTCCGTCTTTAATTGCTCCAAAAACAGCTCAATCCGTCCCTTTAGCATTTTGGGGGACTCAGAAACGGTTGCGCCTCGGTAGCGAATCAGGCCGATTTTCAAGTGGGGAAGTTTAGACGTGATGATTTCATCAATGGTTAATTGCACTTTTTACACCTCTCTGTTGCGGGATCTTTTTCCAACCCTTTTGTTCAAAGTATAGCGGACCTTCCTCTACTTGTGAACCTCATCACCTCCATCAAGTGCATACTTTTCACTTGTCGGCTCATACTGTAAATAAAGATCCTAAGAGGAAGGTGTCAGCCATGAACGTTGGACGAGCCAAACAGATCGTGGAGTCTACGGATGAAATTGTTGTTTTACACCATGGAGAACCCATTTGGATCCAACGGGTGGATGAAGAGCGGGGAACCGCTCGCATTTATCCTTGCGACAATCCGGAACAAGAGCGTGAGGTTCCAGTTGAAGAATTGGTGGAAAAACATTAAATTCATACGAAAAAATTCATACGAAAGGCCTGCGGCGAATCCGCTGGTCTTTTTTCTTGCTTGCACCAGAGGACAGAAAGCGTTATGTTGAATAAAAAAGGAGTCGGTGCTGCATGAAGGAAGTGACCATTTATACAGATGGAGCCTGTTCCGGCAATCCTGGCCCGGGGGGATGGGCAGCCATCTTAATTTACGGCCAGCACGTCAAAGAGCTGAGTGGTGGAAGTGAATACACGACAAACCAAAGGATGGAACTGACGGCAGCGATTGAGGGGTTGAAAGCCCTTAAAGAACCGTGTAAGGTAAAACTGTACAGTGATTCGGCCTATATGGTCAACGGATTTCAGCAAAAGTGGTACACCAAATGGGAACAAAACGGCTGGAAAAACAGCACCGGACAGCCGGTGGCCAACAAAGAACTGTGGCAAGCCTTGCTGGAACTGACGCGCAAGCATGAAGTGAGCTTTTATAAAGTCAAAGGTCATGCCGATAACAAATGGAATAATCGGTGCGATCAGTTGGCCGTGGCAGCTATTCCAAAATAATCACTATAATTACCCGAGACACAACTTACATCTTAGAGAAAGGAGGGAGCGCCATGGGGCTGGCTCAAACTGAACAGCGTATTGACCTCAGACAATTAAAACAGGAGATTATCGAATACAGCCGCTCGATCGGCATTGATAAAATCGGCTTTGCTTCTGCTGATCCCTTTGACGAATTGAAGCAGCGTTTGCTACGCCACCGGGAACTGGGTTATGAATCCGGTTTTGAGGAACCGGACATCGACAAAAGGACCACGCCCACTAAAATTTTACCGGAAGCCAAATCGATTATTGCCATCGCCCTGGCGTATCCTTCCCGCCTGAAAAATCCGCCCCGGTCCAGGAAAGGGGCTTACCGGGGCATCCTGTGCCGGGCCTCATGGGGGCTTGATTACCACCATATTTTGCGGGATAAGCTAATCAAGCTGGAGGCATTTATCAAAAGTAAAGTGCCGGATGCCCGCTGTGAATCGATGGTCGATACCGGGGCTTTATCTGACAGGGCCGTGGCCGAGCGGGCAGGTATTGGCTGGAGCGGCAAAAACACCGCCATTATTACCAAAGAATTTGGTTCCTGGGTGTATCTGGGCGAGATGCTGACCTCCATTCCCTTTGAGCCTGATCAGCCCGTCACTGAATCGTGCGGCAGCTGCACCAAATGTCTTGACGCCTGTCCGACCGGTGCTTTAGTGCAGCCAGGCCAACTGGACTCCACCAAATGCCTTGCCTATTTGACGCAGGTTAAGAATTTTGTGCCTGCAGCTTTTCGGGAGAAGATGGGCAACCGGTTGTATGGTTGTGACACGTGCCAGGTGGTGTGTCCCGTCAACCACAAGAAAAACTTTACCCACCATCCGGAAATGGAGCCGGATCCGGAGGTGGCCAAGCCCCTGTTGAAACCATTGTTGCGTATGAGCAAACGGGAGTTCCGGGAAAAGTTTGGCCCCACTTCATCAGCCTGGCGCGGGAAAAAGCCCTTGCAACGCAATGCCATTATCGCTTTGGGTAATTTCAAAGATGAATCAGCTGTTCCCGAACTGATTGATCTTCTGCACAATGATCCCCGTCCAGCCATCCGGGGCACAGCGGCCTGGGCCTTGGGCAAAATCGGGACAGAAGAAGGGCGGCAAGCACTGGAGGAAGCCAACCGGCAAGAACAGGATGAGCAGGTACTGGCGGAAATTGAGCAGGCCTTAGGCATGTTTGAAGAAACCCACTCACCTCAAGGCCGTCAATAAGGAGTAAAGGACAGAAATATGTCTACAACCTTTAATATTTACTATGCGGAGCTGGAGACACCGGTGGGGATGTTAACCTTGGCCAGGACAACAAAGGGGCTGTGCACGATTGATTTTGGCCGGGGAGAAAACACGCTGGCCACATTGGCCGCTTGGGCGCGCAAACATTTTCTGTTTGACCGCTTGGTTCATGATCAGGAAGCTTTAAGAGAAGAACAAGAGCAGTTGCATGAATATTTCACTGGAAACCGTACCCGCTTTCAATGTGAGTTGCATCTTGTGGGCACGCCGTTTCAGAAGCGGGTCTGGCAGGCCTTGCTCACCATCCCTTATGGCGAGGTGCGTTCGTACAAAGAGATTGCCCAGCAAATCGGGACACCCCAAGCGGTACGGGCCGTGGGCGGAGCCAACAATAAAAATCCCGTGCCCATTATTGTCCCTTGCCACAGGGTGATCGGTTCCAATGGGACATTGGTCGGGTACGGCGGCGGTCTGGAAATTAAACGGCAGCTGCTCCTGTTGGAACAGGCACCGCTTAACCTTGAAGCCAATTCAGTTTAAACAGAAACCAGACTGAAGGCCTCTTTCAGCAGAGGCCCTCTTTTATTATGTTCCGCCAGGCAAAAGACAGCCTAGTTTCCGGCTCCGCGGTAACGTTTCACGCCTTGATTCCATACCCAAATCGACAAACTTAAAAACAACAAGCCAACCAGCGGTGTAAGAAAGGCATATCCATACCACTCTTCCCGCCCCAGGAAGTACGCAGAAGGATAGACGCCCACAAAGGCGAAGGGCAGAATCCACGTCAGCACAAAGCGGATGACCCGGTGGTAAATATCTACCGGGTACCGCCCGTAGTTGGCAATATTGTACATCATGGGCATAATATCGGTCCGGCTGTCGGACCAAAAGCTGATGCTGGCCAAACAGACAAATACTCCGCCGTAAATGCAAGCCCCGCCCAGCACCATAAACAAAAAGATGAAAGGATCATACCAGGCCACACTCAAGCCCAGCTGAGCCCCGGCATAGAGCATAATAACCAGGCCAGTGACCGCGCCAAACAATGACTCCAGCTCCATACGCTCCAAAATCACTTGAAACAGGCTGTGAATGGGACGGGTCAAGATACGGTCCATTTCACCTTGGACAATATAGCGCTCATTAAAATCCCAAATGTTGAAAAAGGCGGAGAAAATGGCATAGGGAACAAGAAAGAAACCGTAGATAAACAGAATCTCTTCCCGGCTCCAGCCGTTAAGCAAGGGGGTATGGCTGAAAACGACCAAAATGAACACCAGATTAACCGCTTGAAACAGCAAATCAGACATCAGTTCCACAAAGAGATCCACCCGGTAAGCCATTCTGGTTTTCAGATACTGCAAGGTATAGTGCCAAAAAATGGAGAGATCATACATGGCCTACCCTCCTTGGACCACGAGTTGTTTTTTGGCCAGGAGCCACAGCACTTGAAGAGGAACGACGAGCAATGCGGCCCACAGTGCCTGGAACAGGATGGCACTCCAAACTTCTTGGCCGGTAAATGCTTCGGTAAAAATCATACTGGGAATGTAACTGATGGCCTGAAACGGAAGATACCCCATGACCGTTTGGGCCCAGCCCGGATAAAAGGAAATGGGCAGGATCAGGCCCGAAAACAGGTCAATGGCAATCCGTTTGGCCCGGATCAAACCATCATTGTTGAAAAAGAAAAAGGTTAACAGACCGGTCATCAGGTTCAGCTGCGTATTAATGATGAAACTGAACACCAGGGATAGAGCGAACATGAACCAGGTCCAGCCGCTGGCCGAAAAATCTAAGGGAAAAACCAGCCAGACAATCAACAAGCCGGGAGCTGAGAAGAAAAAGAGGCGGAACAGCCCTTCCCCCAATCCTTGCATGGTTTTCATGGTCAAGTAGTGATAGGGACGGACCATTTCCACCGCGACTTTTCCTTCCCGTATCTCCTGGGCAATCTCCCGGTCAATGTTGTTAAAATAGAAGGCCCTGGCCATCCAGGCCACCGCCACATACGTCGTCATTTGGGTGACCGTTAATCCCCCCAGCGATTCCTGCCCGCTGTAGATAGCTGTCCACAAAAAATAATAGGCCCCGATGTTGATGCTGTAGATCAAGATGCCGCTGTAATAATTGGTGCGGTAAGCCAGCATCATCAAAAAGCGGATGCGGATCATCTCCAAGTACATGCTAACCATGCTTGATCCCTTCTTCATAGATGTTGCGGATAATTTCCTCAGTGGAGACCTGGTTGACTTGCATATCCAAAATCTTAAAGTGTGCCGTCACCTGACGGATCAGTTCGGCAATCACTTGTTCATTGCGCACCTTGGCTACCCACAGATTTGCTTTTTCACCAGGTGACCATTCCACCGGCAAGTGTGTGGTGATTTGCCGGAGGGTTAATTGGTCGACGGACTGGCCGAAGCGGAACTGCACTTCTTTCCCTTCTGCCCACTGCTCTCGTAAGCGCTCCAGCTCACCGTCATATATAATCTTGCCCTCATCCAGCATGATCACCCGCTCGCACAAAGCTTCAATATCGGTCATATCGTGGGTGGTCAGCATAATGGTGGTGTTGTATTTACGGTTAATTTCCTTCAGAAACTCCCTGATTTTAAGCTTAACCAAGACATCCAAGCCGATGGTTGGTTCATCCAGAAACAACAGAGGAGGATTATGGATCAGGGCAGCAGCCAGTTCACACCGCATGCGCTGGCCAAGGGACAGCTTGCGCACCGGTTTGTCCAACAGGGATCCGATGTCCAGCGTCTCGATGACATGGCTCATGTGTTGCTCATAGTCCTCGTCCGAAACCCGGTATACCTTTTTTAACAAGCGAAAAGACTCCTGAACAGCAATGTCCCACCACAGTTGGGAACGCTGCCCGAAGACCACGCCGATCGTGCGCACAAACTGTTCCCGCTCTTTATGGGGATTCATCCCGTTGACCCGGATATAACCGGAAGTGGGCGTTAAGATGCCGGTCAACATTTTAATGGTGGTGGACTTGCCTGCGCCGTTTTCACCGATGTAGCCCACCATTTCTCCCGGCTGGATCTGAAAACTGATACCGTCTACCGCAGAGATGATTTTATAACGACGGGTCAATAAATCCCGAAACGCACCTGTCAGACCTTTGCGGCTGGAATATGTTTTAAACTCCTTGCGCAAGTTTCGCACTTCAATAATGGGTTGCATCGCTGATCTCTCTCCTTTGAGTGCTCCAACTACCATATTACTGCAAACCGTCGGACAATAAAAGGCGTATCTATTCCCTGTTTTTCTCAATTTTGCCGGGGTGGGGAGCCAACACCCAAAATAAAATTGTACTCCAAAATTTTTTTAAAAGGGATTGAATAATAATACAAAAGAAAGTATAATAATTCACTAACAACGTGGTTTAATTGCAGAGACTGAAAAAGAGACATAAACAAAAATGGAAATGGGAGTGGAGCAAGTTGAAGGTCGCGGTGATCGGAGGAACGGGTTATGGAGGGGTGGAGCTGATTCGCCTCCTGGCCCATCATCCCCATGCAGAGCTCTCTGCCGTACTTTCCCATACACAAAGCGGTAAAGACCTGGTGGAAGTTTATCCTCACTTGACCGGCATTGTTGAGCAAACAGTGCAAGCCCTGGATGTGGAACAGTTGGCCGAAACACATGATCTGGTCTTTTTGGCCACCCCCTCAGGGGTAAGCAAGGATATACTGCCCCAATTGGTGGAAAAGGGGATCCGCTGTATTGATTTGGCAGGTGACTTCCGGTTAAAGGATCCCCAGTTGTATCCCCAGTGGTATCACCACGAACCAGCCTCTGACGCTTACTTGCAAAAAGCGGTGTACGGATTGAGTGAGATATACAGAGAGGAGATTGCCCAAGCCAAGTTTATTGCCAATCCCGGCTGTTATCCGACAGCCGCTTTGTTGGGGCTGATTCCTATTTTGAAGGCAGGGTGGATTGATCCGCACACGGTGATTATTGATGCCAAATCGGGGGTCTCCGGAGCCGGGCGCAAGCAGTCCTTAGCCACCCATTTTTCAGAAACAAACGAA contains:
- a CDS encoding B3/B4 domain-containing protein, yielding MQLTIDEIITSKLPHLKIGLIRYRGATVSESPKMLKGRIELFLEQLKTEHELANISQIPQIDYFRQCFKALGISPSKYRPSSEALLRRVLQGKPFPFIHSAADVNNFVSLYYLMPCGLYDADQLSGSHLTMRLGLPGETYVSLAGKETSAEGKWITADQRGPFGSPIIDADRTKTTLSTTNMLHILYLPDRQKDDQDPLSVLQAIADLFVQMNGGDVVDMKVI
- a CDS encoding H-type small acid-soluble spore protein; its protein translation is MNVGRAKQIVESTDEIVVLHHGEPIWIQRVDEERGTARIYPCDNPEQEREVPVEELVEKH
- the rnhA gene encoding ribonuclease HI — protein: MKEVTIYTDGACSGNPGPGGWAAILIYGQHVKELSGGSEYTTNQRMELTAAIEGLKALKEPCKVKLYSDSAYMVNGFQQKWYTKWEQNGWKNSTGQPVANKELWQALLELTRKHEVSFYKVKGHADNKWNNRCDQLAVAAIPK
- the queG gene encoding tRNA epoxyqueuosine(34) reductase QueG; translated protein: MDLRQLKQEIIEYSRSIGIDKIGFASADPFDELKQRLLRHRELGYESGFEEPDIDKRTTPTKILPEAKSIIAIALAYPSRLKNPPRSRKGAYRGILCRASWGLDYHHILRDKLIKLEAFIKSKVPDARCESMVDTGALSDRAVAERAGIGWSGKNTAIITKEFGSWVYLGEMLTSIPFEPDQPVTESCGSCTKCLDACPTGALVQPGQLDSTKCLAYLTQVKNFVPAAFREKMGNRLYGCDTCQVVCPVNHKKNFTHHPEMEPDPEVAKPLLKPLLRMSKREFREKFGPTSSAWRGKKPLQRNAIIALGNFKDESAVPELIDLLHNDPRPAIRGTAAWALGKIGTEEGRQALEEANRQEQDEQVLAEIEQALGMFEETHSPQGRQ
- a CDS encoding methylated-DNA--[protein]-cysteine S-methyltransferase — its product is MSTTFNIYYAELETPVGMLTLARTTKGLCTIDFGRGENTLATLAAWARKHFLFDRLVHDQEALREEQEQLHEYFTGNRTRFQCELHLVGTPFQKRVWQALLTIPYGEVRSYKEIAQQIGTPQAVRAVGGANNKNPVPIIVPCHRVIGSNGTLVGYGGGLEIKRQLLLLEQAPLNLEANSV
- a CDS encoding ABC transporter permease; its protein translation is MYDLSIFWHYTLQYLKTRMAYRVDLFVELMSDLLFQAVNLVFILVVFSHTPLLNGWSREEILFIYGFFLVPYAIFSAFFNIWDFNERYIVQGEMDRILTRPIHSLFQVILERMELESLFGAVTGLVIMLYAGAQLGLSVAWYDPFIFLFMVLGGACIYGGVFVCLASISFWSDSRTDIMPMMYNIANYGRYPVDIYHRVIRFVLTWILPFAFVGVYPSAYFLGREEWYGYAFLTPLVGLLFLSLSIWVWNQGVKRYRGAGN
- a CDS encoding ABC transporter permease translates to MVSMYLEMIRIRFLMMLAYRTNYYSGILIYSINIGAYYFLWTAIYSGQESLGGLTVTQMTTYVAVAWMARAFYFNNIDREIAQEIREGKVAVEMVRPYHYLTMKTMQGLGEGLFRLFFFSAPGLLIVWLVFPLDFSASGWTWFMFALSLVFSFIINTQLNLMTGLLTFFFFNNDGLIRAKRIAIDLFSGLILPISFYPGWAQTVMGYLPFQAISYIPSMIFTEAFTGQEVWSAILFQALWAALLVVPLQVLWLLAKKQLVVQGG
- a CDS encoding ABC transporter ATP-binding protein, producing MQPIIEVRNLRKEFKTYSSRKGLTGAFRDLLTRRYKIISAVDGISFQIQPGEMVGYIGENGAGKSTTIKMLTGILTPTSGYIRVNGMNPHKEREQFVRTIGVVFGQRSQLWWDIAVQESFRLLKKVYRVSDEDYEQHMSHVIETLDIGSLLDKPVRKLSLGQRMRCELAAALIHNPPLLFLDEPTIGLDVLVKLKIREFLKEINRKYNTTIMLTTHDMTDIEALCERVIMLDEGKIIYDGELERLREQWAEGKEVQFRFGQSVDQLTLRQITTHLPVEWSPGEKANLWVAKVRNEQVIAELIRQVTAHFKILDMQVNQVSTEEIIRNIYEEGIKHG
- the argC gene encoding N-acetyl-gamma-glutamyl-phosphate reductase produces the protein MKVAVIGGTGYGGVELIRLLAHHPHAELSAVLSHTQSGKDLVEVYPHLTGIVEQTVQALDVEQLAETHDLVFLATPSGVSKDILPQLVEKGIRCIDLAGDFRLKDPQLYPQWYHHEPASDAYLQKAVYGLSEIYREEIAQAKFIANPGCYPTAALLGLIPILKAGWIDPHTVIIDAKSGVSGAGRKQSLATHFSETNENLKVYKLGVHQHIPEIEQILSNVGQQEVKITFATHLVPMTRGIMCTMYVQLNEGKTTKEIIDLYHSFYERDAFVRIRPEGVWPATKEVYGSNYCDIGFAHDQRTGRLVIVSVIDNLVKGAAGQAIQNMNIMNNWDETTGLNVLPVYP